The segment GTTTCGATTGTCTTTGTTCAGTGACTTCTCATTTTGAATATCAAGCTTTTTTTCCAGCACGGAGATGCGTTCCAGAGCTTCTTCCAGATTGGGCGTGAGTTGTGCTTTTGAGAATCGGCTGTCTTTCATTCTGATGGTCATCTGATACCTCAGGGGGATGATGAATTGTATTAATGTGAGAAAGGTATATGCAGTGACTTGTCTCTTTATGCTGAGGTTGAACTTGTATTAGTTAAGTAATTTAATACTTTTGTGCGTCAGTGGTTTGTGACTTGTTTTTATGGCTATGATTTTTGTTTGTGTATTTAATTTGAGCTTGTTTTCAGTGCAGTCTCTATGACTTGTAATAAAATTGAAATATCAACAGGCTTTCGAAGAAGGTGCACACCGTGGTTATGAATCAACTCCGCATCTTTTTCATAAGAACGATTGTTTGTGATGATGATAATCGGCTTGTTGTTTGTCGATTCTCTGATTGATAACAGAAGATCCAGCCCTTTTGGAGAAAACTCCATATAATCCAGTATAATAAAGTCGTAATCTTCGGAGTGCTGGAGTAACGCTCCGGGGAGCGCTGTTTTGAGAAGCCGCATGTCACACTTCATATGGCACATGGCGAGAATATCCCCCAAGGCCTGAAGTGTGGGCTCGTCATCGCCAACCAACATGGTTCGTACTGCTTTTGCGCACATGCTCTCCTAGAACAAATTGCATGCCAGTGAAGGGCAAGTGCGGATATCTTTTTTAAGTATTTGATATTGTGGGTTTTTTCAGGAGGAAAAAGGCTGATGCACTTTTTGGTTCGACTTTGGAACGCTGTGCTCAGGCGTTCGATATCGAGCGTTGTTCGCTTATGAACGCTTTTGTGGAGGGCCGGAGTGTTGTCGCTGAGGCGTGAGATCAGAGCCCTGCTCGCGACCATGAATCGGGCTTACGTGTGATTTTCGTGTCACCATTGCGGAATTAGTACGAATATGGCAGGAATAGGTCAATTAATTGAGAGAGGGTTATTACACGGGGGTACTGTTGATGACCATTCGCCGTATGGTATGCACGCTTATGGTGTGCATTTCGCTCTTTATGTTTTCTGATAGTGCGGACG is part of the Desulfovibrio ferrophilus genome and harbors:
- a CDS encoding response regulator, which encodes MCAKAVRTMLVGDDEPTLQALGDILAMCHMKCDMRLLKTALPGALLQHSEDYDFIILDYMEFSPKGLDLLLSIRESTNNKPIIIITNNRSYEKDAELIHNHGVHLLRKPVDISILLQVIETALKTSSN